Proteins encoded together in one Terriglobus saanensis SP1PR4 window:
- a CDS encoding two-component system sensor histidine kinase NtrB: protein MPLLSVGLQSAFRSERVSPLLSRRLKIATVVLLVITLAFFTWVTPPHAEVLHNILHHLNILPFMLAGLFFGWRGALKTILLALALQAPSIHRHWHRAPLDAQDQIVELSTFGAAGIIAGALADRERMQRKKVEATKRELENVYTELHQNIERLKKTERLTAAGQLSASLAHEIRNPLASISGAAGILTRGQASPESQAECLDILTKESQRLNKLLTNFLTFARPRLPRFQATLPSEMIYSVAALAQHVAGEKGVALEVETSSDAREIDCDPEQIKQLLLNLLLNAIQATPNEGTVLIRTHFIVKALQVEVCDEGSGIAPEERDRIFEPFFTTKENGTGLGLAIAANIASQHGGTLTCRANIGGGAIFRMELPCSEAKPLPKQNLVQA, encoded by the coding sequence ATGCCACTTCTCTCGGTGGGCCTACAATCCGCATTCCGCTCCGAGCGAGTTTCGCCCCTGCTCTCCCGGCGTCTCAAGATTGCGACGGTGGTCCTGCTCGTCATCACGCTCGCGTTTTTTACCTGGGTGACGCCACCGCATGCAGAAGTCCTGCATAACATCCTGCATCACCTCAACATCCTGCCCTTCATGCTCGCCGGCCTGTTCTTTGGCTGGCGCGGCGCGTTGAAGACAATCCTTCTTGCTCTTGCACTGCAAGCACCCTCCATTCACCGCCACTGGCATCGAGCCCCTTTGGATGCGCAGGACCAGATCGTGGAACTGAGCACCTTTGGCGCGGCTGGCATCATCGCCGGAGCGCTCGCGGACCGCGAACGGATGCAGCGCAAGAAAGTCGAAGCGACGAAGCGTGAACTGGAGAATGTGTACACCGAACTGCACCAGAACATCGAGCGCCTGAAGAAAACGGAGCGCCTCACCGCCGCGGGCCAACTCTCCGCCTCGCTCGCTCACGAAATTCGCAATCCTCTCGCGAGTATCAGCGGTGCCGCCGGAATTCTTACCCGTGGCCAGGCCTCTCCTGAGAGCCAGGCGGAGTGCCTCGACATCCTAACCAAGGAGTCGCAGCGGCTCAACAAACTTCTGACCAACTTCCTCACCTTTGCACGACCTCGTCTGCCGCGCTTCCAGGCTACTTTGCCCAGTGAGATGATTTACTCCGTCGCCGCTCTGGCGCAGCATGTTGCGGGTGAAAAGGGAGTGGCGCTCGAAGTGGAGACGTCATCCGACGCGCGAGAGATCGATTGCGATCCGGAGCAGATCAAGCAGCTGCTCTTGAATCTTCTACTCAATGCCATCCAGGCTACGCCGAACGAGGGCACTGTCTTGATCCGCACGCACTTTATCGTCAAAGCACTTCAGGTTGAAGTTTGTGACGAAGGCAGTGGGATTGCGCCAGAGGAGCGTGACCGCATCTTCGAGCCCTTCTTTACGACGAAAGAGAACGGCACTGGCCTGGGTCTTGCGATTGCCGCGAACATCGCTTCACAACATGGCGGAACGCTTACTTGTCGTGCCAACATTGGCGGCGGCGCGATCTTCCGCATGGAACTTCCATGCAGCGAAGCAAAACCTCTCCCGAAACAAAACCTGGTGCAGGCATGA
- the htpG gene encoding molecular chaperone HtpG yields the protein MSKREFQTEVSQLLQLIIHSLYSHPEIFLRELISNSSDALDKLRHLTLTDDVYKALLFNPRIDLELDEENGTLTISDTGIGMNEEDLVSHLGTIARSGTKNFLAQLSGDAKKDSNLIGQFGVGFYSAFMVADKIEVVSRKAGEEQAWRWVSDGKTGFEIEPAERAVAGTTILLHFNEEGKQYANSWRLQEVVKKYSNHIAFPIFLTYDKSSWNEPEKKSEKTRTTEQVNVASALWRRPKNELTEEDYKELYKSISGDSQDPLFWFHTRAEGTLDYTTLFYIPSKAPLDLYQAEYKVGVKLYVKRVFIMDDAKELLPQYLRFVRGIIDSEDLPLNVSREILQQNRVLTSIRTASVKKILSELKSIAANDPEKYLAFIKEYNRPLKEGLYGDYANRETLLDLVRFKSTKADGLTSLAEVKSRMKEGQKAIYYITGGAESLLSKSPLLEIYRKKDFEVLILDDEIDEIVFSGVDKYGDLDIKAVNKASTSEDLKDDAEAETTNVEALKPLLDKLKTTLGDRVKDVRVSVRLADSPSCIVSDEEEPSMQMQQMMRAMGQKEFPATKPTLEINPDHEIVKKLLAHSDGAVTEDAAWMLFDQALLMEGVPLQDPAIFVQRLNRILSLSI from the coding sequence ATGTCGAAACGTGAATTCCAGACCGAAGTCAGTCAACTGCTCCAACTGATCATCCACTCTCTCTATTCGCACCCTGAGATCTTCCTGCGCGAATTGATCTCGAACTCTTCCGATGCGCTCGATAAGCTGCGCCATCTCACGCTGACAGATGACGTCTATAAAGCGCTTCTTTTCAACCCGCGGATTGACCTGGAACTCGATGAAGAGAACGGCACCCTTACGATCTCCGACACAGGCATCGGCATGAACGAAGAGGACCTGGTCTCTCATCTGGGTACCATCGCCCGTTCCGGGACGAAGAATTTCCTTGCGCAGCTCTCCGGAGATGCGAAGAAGGATTCGAATCTTATCGGCCAGTTTGGCGTCGGCTTCTATAGCGCCTTCATGGTTGCCGATAAGATCGAGGTCGTCTCCCGCAAGGCAGGCGAAGAGCAGGCGTGGCGCTGGGTAAGCGATGGCAAGACTGGCTTTGAGATTGAGCCTGCGGAGCGTGCCGTAGCCGGAACCACGATCCTTCTTCACTTCAATGAAGAGGGCAAACAGTACGCGAACAGCTGGCGCTTGCAGGAGGTGGTGAAGAAGTACTCCAACCACATTGCCTTCCCAATCTTCCTCACTTACGACAAGAGTTCATGGAACGAACCAGAGAAGAAGTCGGAAAAGACGCGCACGACCGAGCAGGTCAACGTGGCCAGCGCTCTCTGGCGTCGCCCCAAGAATGAACTCACGGAAGAGGATTACAAGGAACTGTACAAATCCATCTCCGGTGATTCGCAGGATCCGCTCTTCTGGTTTCACACCAGGGCGGAAGGGACCCTCGACTACACCACGCTGTTTTACATTCCTTCAAAGGCCCCTCTGGACCTCTATCAGGCGGAGTACAAGGTAGGCGTCAAGCTGTACGTCAAGCGTGTCTTCATCATGGACGACGCCAAAGAGCTGCTGCCGCAATACCTGCGCTTCGTGCGTGGCATTATCGACAGCGAAGACCTTCCGCTCAACGTCAGCCGGGAGATTCTGCAACAAAATCGTGTCCTTACGAGTATTCGCACTGCAAGCGTCAAAAAGATTCTTTCCGAACTGAAGAGCATCGCAGCAAACGATCCTGAGAAGTATCTGGCCTTTATCAAGGAGTACAACCGTCCCCTCAAAGAAGGTCTGTATGGCGACTACGCCAATCGCGAAACGCTCCTAGACCTGGTGCGCTTTAAGTCCACCAAGGCAGATGGTCTTACGAGTCTCGCCGAAGTGAAGTCACGCATGAAGGAGGGCCAGAAGGCCATCTACTACATCACGGGCGGCGCTGAATCTCTGTTGAGCAAATCGCCTCTTCTGGAGATCTACAGGAAGAAGGATTTCGAGGTCCTGATTCTCGATGATGAGATCGATGAGATCGTCTTCTCCGGGGTCGACAAGTACGGCGACCTCGATATTAAGGCGGTCAACAAGGCTTCGACGAGTGAAGATTTGAAGGACGATGCCGAGGCAGAGACAACGAATGTCGAAGCACTGAAGCCTTTACTCGACAAACTGAAAACCACCCTGGGAGACCGTGTCAAGGATGTTCGGGTCTCTGTGCGGCTTGCAGATAGCCCTTCCTGCATCGTCTCCGACGAAGAGGAGCCCTCCATGCAGATGCAGCAGATGATGCGTGCGATGGGACAGAAGGAGTTCCCCGCCACCAAACCTACGCTCGAGATCAACCCCGATCACGAGATCGTGAAGAAGCTGCTTGCGCACTCCGATGGCGCCGTCACCGAAGATGCCGCATGGATGCTCTTTGACCAGGCGCTCCTTATGGAAGGCGTGCCGCTGCAAGACCCCGCCATCTTCGTGCAGCGTCTCAATCGCATTTTGAGCCTGTCGATCTAA
- the hrpB gene encoding ATP-dependent helicase HrpB: MSRKPILPVDAILPEISASLQRTPNLVLEAPPGAGKTTRVPPALLDLVSGEVLVLEPRRIAARLAARRVAWELGEEVGGLVGYQVRFEEKIGPRTRLRFMTEGILTRRLLSDPTLKGVDAVVLDEFHERHLDSDLALALLKHLQRARPEIRIVVMSATLDAAPIARYLGDCPVLRSEGRLFALSIRNMPYSSDSLSIQVRRALELLNKEHHTGNILAFLPGSAEIRRTMRECEGVVRQTGLLVLPLHGDLSPAEQDRAVLPTTERKLIVATNVAESSVTVEGVTAVIDSGLARFAMYSPWTGMPTLQIGRVSKASATQRAGRAGRTGPGQVLRLYPEEDYFLRPEHDAPEIARADLSQLLLNLRAMKIAHIGDLDWLDAPPADAVQSAELLLDRIGATGGVEQRMVRYPLPPRLARILVEALNRGVGEDGCRAAALLGLGERSTKNDLLETMDLPQEHRARQHTEQLLRMARPPKQIGEDDEALLLSVLSGFPDRVARRRTGNQIMLSTGVSAEVAGERPHSEFMVALDAENRKENPLPLVRMTARIEPEWLLDLFPDRVEERSSVVWNRTGERVERVSALLYDKLVIQESRGAASEIEAANLLAEKALEVGIDRFVEKEILESFLSRLAFAGIASPDIPQALRELCLGLQSFGELREAAKNLMPLLQQKLDGRLLDEIAPLSIRLKTGKPTKVHYEQGKSPWISSRLQDFFGMRDTPRIGPDQTPLVVHLLAPNNRAVQTTADLAGFWERLYPKVRRELMQRYPKHAWPESPGPKKDKIRTNVEL; the protein is encoded by the coding sequence GTGAGTCGAAAGCCCATTCTTCCGGTGGATGCGATTCTGCCGGAGATTTCTGCCTCCTTGCAGCGGACGCCCAACCTTGTCCTCGAAGCTCCCCCGGGAGCCGGAAAGACCACCCGCGTTCCACCGGCCCTCCTCGATCTCGTCTCCGGCGAAGTCCTCGTGCTCGAACCCAGACGGATCGCCGCTCGTCTGGCGGCACGAAGAGTTGCATGGGAACTAGGTGAAGAAGTTGGCGGCTTAGTCGGCTACCAGGTGCGTTTTGAAGAAAAGATCGGGCCGCGCACACGTCTGCGGTTTATGACGGAAGGCATTCTGACGCGGCGGCTCCTGAGCGATCCCACGCTGAAGGGGGTGGATGCGGTCGTTCTCGACGAATTTCACGAACGCCACCTGGATAGCGATCTGGCGCTGGCGCTTTTGAAGCATCTCCAGCGTGCACGACCGGAAATTCGCATCGTCGTAATGTCAGCTACGCTCGATGCGGCGCCGATTGCTCGATACCTGGGAGACTGCCCTGTTCTTCGGTCCGAAGGAAGGCTCTTTGCACTGTCAATCAGAAATATGCCGTACTCGTCCGATTCCCTTTCGATTCAGGTAAGACGCGCGCTCGAATTGCTGAACAAAGAGCACCACACCGGCAACATTCTCGCCTTCCTGCCTGGATCCGCCGAGATCCGGCGGACCATGCGCGAATGCGAAGGCGTTGTGCGCCAGACCGGTTTACTCGTCCTTCCGCTGCATGGAGACCTGTCGCCTGCAGAGCAGGATCGCGCGGTGTTGCCTACGACTGAAAGAAAGCTGATCGTAGCCACGAACGTTGCGGAAAGCTCCGTCACTGTTGAAGGTGTGACGGCCGTCATCGACAGCGGTCTGGCTCGCTTCGCGATGTACTCCCCTTGGACCGGCATGCCTACGCTGCAGATCGGGCGCGTCAGCAAAGCCTCCGCAACACAAAGAGCCGGACGAGCCGGACGCACCGGTCCCGGTCAGGTCCTCCGGCTTTATCCCGAAGAAGACTATTTTCTGCGACCCGAACACGACGCCCCCGAGATTGCGCGCGCCGATCTTTCGCAGCTCTTGCTCAACCTCCGCGCCATGAAGATCGCCCATATCGGCGACCTCGATTGGCTGGATGCGCCACCTGCGGATGCGGTGCAGAGTGCTGAACTCCTACTCGATCGAATCGGTGCGACAGGCGGTGTGGAGCAACGCATGGTGCGATATCCCCTGCCTCCTCGCCTGGCGCGCATCCTCGTGGAAGCTTTGAACCGCGGCGTTGGAGAAGATGGATGCCGTGCCGCGGCGTTGCTTGGCCTGGGAGAACGCAGCACCAAGAACGATCTGCTGGAAACAATGGACCTGCCACAGGAGCATCGCGCCCGGCAGCATACGGAACAGCTCCTCAGGATGGCGCGCCCCCCGAAACAAATTGGCGAAGATGACGAGGCGCTTCTGCTCAGCGTTCTGTCTGGCTTTCCGGATCGCGTCGCCCGTCGGCGGACGGGCAATCAGATTATGCTTTCCACGGGGGTCTCCGCCGAGGTGGCGGGCGAGCGTCCGCACTCTGAGTTCATGGTCGCGCTCGACGCGGAGAATCGCAAAGAGAACCCTCTGCCACTCGTCCGAATGACGGCGCGGATCGAGCCGGAGTGGCTACTTGACCTCTTCCCCGATCGCGTCGAAGAGAGGTCAAGCGTGGTCTGGAATCGAACAGGAGAGCGCGTCGAAAGAGTCAGCGCCCTGCTTTACGACAAGCTTGTGATTCAGGAGTCCCGAGGCGCTGCCTCCGAGATCGAAGCTGCCAACTTGCTCGCAGAAAAGGCGCTGGAGGTTGGGATCGATCGTTTCGTAGAGAAAGAGATTCTGGAGTCTTTCCTCTCGCGGCTGGCCTTCGCAGGAATCGCATCACCGGATATTCCGCAGGCGCTGCGTGAGCTCTGCCTGGGTCTTCAGAGTTTTGGCGAACTTAGAGAAGCGGCAAAAAATCTCATGCCCCTTCTTCAGCAGAAGTTAGACGGCAGACTTCTCGACGAGATCGCTCCTCTGAGCATTCGTCTCAAGACAGGAAAACCGACGAAGGTGCATTATGAACAGGGAAAATCGCCCTGGATCTCGTCGCGTCTCCAGGATTTTTTCGGCATGCGGGACACCCCGCGGATCGGGCCGGACCAAACACCACTTGTCGTCCATCTGCTGGCGCCAAACAATCGAGCGGTGCAAACAACCGCGGATCTTGCGGGTTTTTGGGAACGCCTTTATCCCAAAGTACGACGGGAATTAATGCAACGCTATCCAAAGCATGCATGGCCGGAGAGTCCCGGGCCGAAGAAAGATAAAATTCGGACGAACGTAGAATTATAA
- a CDS encoding class I SAM-dependent methyltransferase, whose protein sequence is MAIDQVKLEAFMGNFVHDFGAVMHAATVVVGDKLGLYKALTDGPLSADGLAKKTGTDARYVREWLSAQAASGYVQYDPATDNFSLTEEQAFALTVEDGPAFIPGAFEFATAHFSAIPKMIAVFQTGEGFGWHQHDAALFRGTERFFRPGYAANLVKSWIPSLEGVEHKLKAGAQVADVGCGHGASTIIMAQAYPNATFAGFDYHEPSIRYANDAAARAGVADRVHFEVASSTAYPGKNYDLVTFFDCLHDMGNPIGASSHVLKSLGPDGTWMVVEPFANDRLEENLNPVGRIFYSASSFICTPASRSQDGAMCLGAQAGEKRIREAVMQGGFTRFRRATETPFNLVYEARP, encoded by the coding sequence ATGGCAATCGACCAAGTCAAATTAGAAGCGTTCATGGGCAACTTCGTCCATGATTTCGGTGCTGTGATGCACGCCGCAACCGTGGTGGTCGGCGATAAACTCGGTCTGTATAAGGCGTTGACCGATGGACCACTTTCAGCCGATGGATTAGCGAAGAAGACGGGAACAGATGCGCGGTATGTGCGCGAATGGCTCTCCGCACAAGCTGCGAGTGGATATGTACAGTACGATCCCGCAACGGACAACTTCAGCCTCACTGAAGAACAGGCGTTCGCTCTTACCGTAGAAGACGGACCAGCGTTTATTCCAGGTGCATTTGAATTTGCGACTGCGCACTTTAGCGCCATCCCAAAGATGATCGCGGTCTTTCAGACCGGAGAGGGGTTTGGCTGGCATCAGCACGATGCGGCGTTGTTCCGTGGCACCGAGCGCTTCTTCCGCCCAGGTTACGCGGCTAATCTGGTCAAAAGCTGGATTCCGTCTCTTGAAGGAGTGGAGCACAAGCTCAAAGCTGGCGCCCAGGTCGCCGATGTTGGCTGTGGACACGGAGCTTCCACCATCATCATGGCGCAGGCCTATCCCAATGCGACGTTCGCTGGCTTCGACTATCACGAACCGTCGATCCGCTACGCGAACGACGCTGCAGCCCGCGCGGGTGTTGCCGATCGCGTGCACTTTGAGGTAGCGAGTTCCACGGCCTATCCCGGCAAGAATTATGACTTGGTCACATTTTTTGATTGCCTGCATGACATGGGCAATCCGATCGGTGCGTCTAGCCATGTTCTGAAAAGCCTGGGGCCAGATGGGACCTGGATGGTGGTTGAGCCGTTCGCGAACGATCGGCTCGAAGAAAATCTCAATCCCGTCGGACGCATCTTCTACTCGGCGTCTTCGTTCATCTGCACGCCAGCTTCGCGTTCGCAGGATGGCGCAATGTGCCTCGGAGCGCAGGCAGGTGAGAAGCGCATTCGCGAAGCAGTCATGCAGGGCGGGTTTACACGCTTTCGCCGCGCCACAGAAACACCCTTCAATCTGGTCTATGAGGCGCGCCCGTAA
- a CDS encoding DUF1643 domain-containing protein, with product MMNALRKPIEVSAKSKVTPPHDPGGKSKPRWPADSNISAHFSPCKRYRYTLTEIWDSQLSPIMWLLMNPSVASVEHADPTLIRTGRYARLWGYGGQLVGNVHAYRTTDKHKLLDVDDPEGPENVNALVHMAKQAGRVILAYGQPPKVLRPRSAEVVQLLRETGATLHHLRLSKDGSPSHPLYLPATLGPTPPLPKTSVLAAG from the coding sequence ATGATGAACGCTCTGCGCAAACCCATAGAAGTCTCTGCGAAAAGTAAGGTCACCCCTCCGCACGACCCGGGCGGTAAATCAAAACCACGATGGCCGGCGGATTCGAACATCAGTGCGCACTTCTCTCCCTGCAAGCGCTATCGCTATACGCTCACAGAGATTTGGGATTCGCAGCTTTCACCCATTATGTGGCTGCTGATGAATCCCTCCGTGGCCAGTGTCGAACACGCAGATCCAACGCTCATTCGGACCGGGCGGTACGCTCGCCTTTGGGGATACGGCGGCCAGTTGGTCGGGAATGTCCACGCCTACCGCACGACCGACAAGCACAAGCTTCTTGATGTGGATGACCCGGAAGGCCCGGAGAATGTTAATGCCCTTGTTCACATGGCAAAGCAAGCGGGAAGGGTGATCCTTGCCTATGGGCAGCCGCCGAAGGTGCTCCGTCCCAGATCGGCCGAAGTAGTTCAACTGCTGCGAGAGACAGGCGCTACGCTTCACCATCTGCGTCTCTCGAAAGATGGCTCGCCGTCTCATCCACTTTATCTCCCTGCAACGCTGGGTCCCACTCCCCCTCTACCAAAGACAAGTGTTCTTGCGGCCGGTTGA
- a CDS encoding TolC family protein, with amino-acid sequence MTLCKFAFFSLILSVQPALAQTTVASLPVAPVSESSIPLSLVDAIAMAERGNPRLQEAAANADRSAAAAKTARAYTNPSLEVFQGRQYARPISTPGVPGLLQHYAAYQAIEVPSERAARQRVAVGGISSSKFAQQGVTLSVVADVKHAFYAALRRREEIGHAQENLQLVEDLRRRVELEVRVGEKGRLELTRAEAELARAGFAVRSAQLEYANAIALLRVAIAAPADAQLSPQGELEPRITLVPVAQVRETVLQMHPAVRQSQADIQTSKASLDREKALRIPQPTAFAEYENQPDLRFWRAGVTVPIPLWDRRRGQIGEAQAAVSRSNALLAQRRLELISALERAYEQYQLADQQATSLESGELRAAESAVEGAKAAYRFGERGIVEVLDAQRVLQSVRGDLLAAQYARQSALVDLEELGAVAPGTRP; translated from the coding sequence GTGACGCTTTGTAAATTTGCCTTCTTCTCTTTAATCCTGTCGGTTCAGCCTGCGCTTGCGCAGACCACGGTAGCTTCTTTGCCCGTGGCTCCTGTTTCTGAGTCGTCCATCCCTTTGTCGTTGGTCGATGCCATTGCCATGGCGGAACGCGGAAACCCGCGCCTGCAAGAGGCCGCAGCCAATGCAGACCGCTCGGCTGCTGCGGCAAAGACTGCTCGTGCCTATACCAATCCAAGCCTCGAAGTGTTTCAAGGTCGCCAGTATGCGCGACCCATTTCAACGCCCGGCGTCCCCGGCCTACTCCAGCACTACGCTGCTTATCAGGCCATCGAGGTTCCTTCGGAGCGTGCGGCGCGTCAGCGCGTTGCTGTGGGCGGAATCTCCAGCAGCAAATTCGCCCAGCAGGGTGTGACGCTTTCTGTCGTGGCGGACGTCAAGCATGCGTTTTACGCTGCGCTGCGACGGCGTGAGGAAATAGGACATGCGCAGGAGAATCTGCAACTGGTCGAAGACCTACGAAGACGTGTGGAACTCGAAGTTCGAGTCGGTGAAAAAGGGCGTCTCGAACTGACGCGTGCAGAGGCCGAACTGGCCCGTGCGGGCTTCGCCGTGCGCAGCGCGCAGCTGGAATATGCCAATGCGATCGCACTCCTGCGCGTCGCAATCGCCGCACCGGCGGATGCGCAGCTGAGTCCGCAGGGCGAACTGGAACCACGCATCACTCTGGTTCCCGTTGCGCAGGTGCGCGAGACGGTTCTGCAGATGCACCCGGCGGTAAGACAGTCGCAGGCTGACATCCAGACCTCGAAGGCATCGCTCGACCGGGAAAAGGCCCTGCGCATTCCGCAACCGACGGCCTTTGCCGAATATGAAAATCAGCCGGATCTGCGTTTCTGGCGGGCCGGTGTCACCGTACCGATTCCGCTCTGGGATCGTCGACGTGGCCAGATTGGAGAAGCGCAGGCGGCCGTCTCACGCTCCAATGCTCTGTTGGCACAGCGACGACTGGAGCTGATCTCTGCGCTCGAGCGTGCGTATGAGCAGTACCAACTCGCAGATCAGCAGGCGACCTCGTTGGAGAGTGGCGAACTGCGCGCAGCGGAGAGTGCGGTAGAAGGCGCCAAGGCGGCGTACCGCTTCGGCGAGCGCGGCATCGTGGAAGTACTGGACGCGCAACGCGTTTTGCAAAGCGTGCGCGGTGACCTGCTGGCCGCGCAATATGCGCGCCAGTCTGCACTGGTGGATCTGGAAGAACTTGGTGCGGTTGCGCCCGGAACGAGGCCCTAA
- a CDS encoding sigma-54-dependent transcriptional regulator, giving the protein MKQKHILVVDDDSSLRRVMKMQLEEAGYEVSLASDGEEAWIKLQETEPYLVITDLRMPTTGLELLRCITKEGLQTTVIVITAFGTVETAVEAMKLGAYDYVTKPVDFDALLVVVHRAMERQNLLEEVRNLRSALDARYGFEGIVGQSKSFLRVLDQAARVSQRDTTVLIEGETGTGKELVARAIHHNSQRRNRPFIAINCGAIPHELVESELFGYTRGAFTGAVAHKQGRFEAADGGTVFLDEVGELPLEAQVKLLRVLQGGEVPKIGANTPIKVDVRVITATHRNLAAMVEDGTFREDLYYRLAVVPLRIPPLRERREDIPGLIEALFLRAKKLHHLEQVTLSSGVRRRMTAYSWPGNVRQMENVIERLLVLSASDLITEEDLPEELTSASANNVSTADFWRDLPEQGISLEAVERNLICRALERCGGNQTHAARFLDISRRTLIYRMEKHGLASAEATTADNPSQG; this is encoded by the coding sequence ATGAAGCAAAAGCACATCCTCGTCGTAGATGACGACAGCAGCCTGCGGCGTGTGATGAAGATGCAGCTGGAAGAGGCAGGCTACGAAGTCTCACTTGCCTCCGATGGTGAAGAAGCCTGGATCAAGCTGCAGGAGACGGAGCCTTACCTCGTCATTACGGACCTCCGCATGCCGACCACAGGGCTTGAGCTTCTACGCTGTATTACGAAGGAAGGCCTGCAGACCACAGTGATTGTGATCACAGCGTTCGGGACTGTAGAGACAGCCGTGGAAGCCATGAAGCTGGGTGCATACGACTACGTTACGAAGCCTGTGGACTTCGATGCCCTTCTGGTGGTCGTACATCGGGCCATGGAGAGGCAGAACCTGCTGGAAGAAGTGCGCAACCTGCGTTCCGCGCTCGATGCGCGTTATGGCTTCGAAGGCATCGTTGGTCAATCCAAGAGCTTTCTCCGCGTCCTCGATCAGGCGGCCCGCGTCTCGCAGCGAGACACTACGGTGCTGATTGAAGGAGAGACGGGGACGGGCAAAGAGTTGGTCGCACGCGCCATCCATCACAACAGTCAGCGACGAAATCGTCCTTTCATCGCGATCAACTGCGGTGCCATTCCACATGAACTCGTGGAGTCGGAACTCTTCGGCTATACACGCGGCGCTTTCACAGGAGCGGTGGCCCACAAACAGGGCCGCTTCGAAGCGGCAGATGGGGGCACCGTTTTCCTTGATGAAGTCGGCGAGCTGCCGCTTGAGGCACAGGTAAAACTACTGCGTGTACTTCAAGGCGGTGAAGTTCCTAAAATTGGTGCGAATACGCCGATAAAGGTCGACGTACGCGTGATCACGGCAACCCATCGCAACCTTGCAGCGATGGTGGAGGACGGCACGTTTCGCGAGGATCTTTATTACCGCCTGGCCGTGGTGCCGCTGCGGATACCGCCGCTTCGCGAACGCAGGGAGGACATTCCCGGCCTCATTGAAGCATTGTTCCTGCGAGCGAAGAAGCTGCATCATCTGGAGCAGGTAACGCTTTCATCGGGCGTCCGCCGCCGCATGACGGCCTATAGCTGGCCCGGCAATGTGCGGCAGATGGAAAACGTCATTGAGCGCTTGCTCGTCCTCTCCGCATCCGATCTCATCACCGAAGAAGATCTGCCGGAAGAGTTGACGAGTGCTTCTGCAAACAACGTGAGCACGGCAGATTTTTGGCGCGATCTGCCGGAGCAAGGCATCAGTCTTGAAGCAGTGGAACGCAACCTGATCTGCCGAGCGCTGGAGCGCTGCGGGGGAAACCAGACCCATGCCGCGCGTTTCCTCGACATAAGCCGTCGCACGCTCATCTATCGCATGGAGAAGCACGGCCTCGCTTCCGCAGAAGCGACGACGGCAGACAATCCTTCCCAGGGATAA
- a CDS encoding histidine phosphatase family protein has protein sequence MKVLSEIWLVRHGETEWSLSGAHTSRTDIPLTEQGKERAVTLKPYLARQDFSLVLTSPRQRAQETCKLAGMGDQAEVDANLAEWDYGIYEGRTTPEIRKEHPGWSVWNDPIPEGESLPQVAARAEKVISKAKAAGGKVLIFSHAHFLRILTACWMELPPSNGKSLALTTGSLSILGYERETPVLRLWNRSFETSL, from the coding sequence ATGAAAGTTTTGAGCGAAATCTGGCTGGTACGGCATGGAGAGACAGAATGGAGCCTCTCCGGAGCACACACCAGCAGAACCGACATCCCTCTTACCGAGCAAGGGAAAGAGAGAGCCGTGACACTCAAGCCGTACCTGGCACGACAGGATTTTTCGCTCGTCCTGACGAGCCCACGGCAGCGCGCTCAGGAGACCTGCAAGCTCGCGGGGATGGGCGATCAGGCAGAGGTCGATGCCAATCTCGCCGAGTGGGATTACGGGATCTACGAAGGACGCACGACGCCTGAGATTCGCAAAGAACATCCCGGATGGTCTGTTTGGAACGACCCGATTCCTGAAGGCGAGAGCCTTCCTCAGGTGGCTGCGCGCGCCGAAAAAGTGATTTCAAAAGCGAAGGCGGCGGGCGGAAAGGTGTTGATCTTCTCGCACGCGCACTTCCTGCGTATCCTCACGGCGTGCTGGATGGAATTGCCCCCGTCGAACGGAAAATCGCTGGCGCTAACGACTGGTTCCCTCAGCATTCTTGGCTACGAACGAGAAACGCCCGTTCTTCGCCTCTGGAATCGGTCCTTCGAGACTTCACTCTAA